The Pseudomonas extremaustralis genome contains a region encoding:
- a CDS encoding MFS transporter, producing the protein MLFPILLLSAAGFTVLTTEFIIVGLLPSIARDLNVSVSQAGLLVTLFAFTVAAFGPFLTAYFARFPRKRLFISILILFGVANSVAALAPNIWVMALARLIPALGLPVFWALASETAVDIVGPEYAGRAIEKIGFGIVCATVFGIPVGTLISDMFGWRTAFAILAVVALVKALLLFIYLPVTTPKNVQVTLRSQFKILRNPLMQGHILLSILVFSGMFTAYTYLADILERLAGFDGTLVGWCLMGFGAVGLIGNSLGGRAVDRHPLIASMVFCGFMIAGMVALVPAIHSTVGLAAAMAVWGVTQAAMFLVSHVRLMKAAPHAPAFAASLNIAGGNLGIGLGALVGGHVIDTLGLESLGLAASGFILVSILLALWLMSAKQVVASNA; encoded by the coding sequence ATGTTGTTTCCCATCCTGCTGCTGTCGGCCGCCGGCTTTACCGTGCTGACCACGGAATTCATCATCGTCGGCCTGCTGCCGTCCATCGCAAGGGACCTGAACGTCAGTGTGTCCCAGGCCGGACTGTTGGTGACCCTGTTCGCGTTTACCGTGGCAGCCTTCGGGCCGTTTCTGACGGCGTACTTCGCCCGTTTCCCACGCAAGCGCCTGTTTATCAGCATCCTGATCCTGTTCGGCGTGGCCAACAGCGTGGCGGCACTGGCGCCGAATATCTGGGTGATGGCCTTGGCACGGTTGATCCCGGCCTTGGGCTTGCCGGTGTTCTGGGCCCTGGCCAGTGAAACGGCGGTGGATATCGTCGGCCCCGAATACGCCGGGCGCGCCATTGAGAAGATCGGCTTCGGCATCGTCTGCGCCACGGTGTTCGGTATTCCGGTGGGGACGCTGATTTCCGATATGTTCGGCTGGCGCACGGCGTTTGCCATCCTCGCGGTGGTGGCATTGGTCAAGGCCCTGCTGCTGTTCATCTACCTGCCGGTGACCACCCCGAAGAATGTTCAGGTGACGTTGCGCTCGCAGTTCAAGATCCTGCGCAACCCGCTGATGCAGGGGCATATCCTGCTGTCGATCCTGGTATTCAGCGGCATGTTCACTGCTTACACCTATCTGGCGGACATCCTTGAGCGCCTGGCCGGCTTCGACGGCACCCTGGTTGGCTGGTGCTTGATGGGGTTTGGCGCGGTGGGGCTGATCGGCAACTCCCTGGGCGGGCGCGCGGTCGATCGTCACCCGCTGATCGCCTCCATGGTGTTCTGCGGTTTCATGATCGCGGGCATGGTTGCGCTGGTGCCGGCGATTCATTCCACTGTCGGGCTGGCGGCGGCAATGGCCGTGTGGGGCGTAACCCAGGCGGCGATGTTCCTGGTCAGCCATGTTCGGTTGATGAAGGCAGCACCCCATGCGCCGGCATTCGCCGCGTCGTTGAATATTGCCGGCGGAAACCTCGGTATTGGTCTGGGGGCTTTGGTTGGAGGGCATGTGATCGACACCTTGGGCCTGGAAAGTCTGGGGTTGGCGGCCTCGGGGTTTATCCTGGTGTCGATCCTGCTGGCGCTGTGGCTGATGAGCGCCAAGCAAGTGGTTGCCTCCAACGCCTGA
- the selD gene encoding selenide, water dikinase SelD, with protein MNEPIRLTQYSHGAGCGCKISPQVLEVILAGSGAQNLDPNLWVGNASRDDAAVYAIDDERGVVSTTDFFMPIVDDPFDFGRIAATNAISDIYAMGGDPLMAIAILGWPVNVLAPEVAREVIRGGRSVCDEAGIPLAGGHSIDAPEPIFGLAVTGIVQKRHMKRNDTATVGCRLYLTKPLGIGILTTAEKKGKLREADIGLARDWMCTLNKPGSRFGKLTGVTAMTDVTGFGLLGHLVEMADGSGVTARIEYAKVPRLPGIEDYLDQGCMPGGTLRNFDSYSSKIGRLQELHKRVLCDPQTSGGLLVAVTPEGDAEFHAVARELGLNLEPIGALVERQTHAVEVF; from the coding sequence ATGAACGAGCCGATTCGCCTTACCCAGTACAGCCACGGTGCGGGGTGCGGTTGCAAGATTTCACCCCAGGTCCTGGAAGTGATCCTCGCCGGCAGCGGCGCGCAGAACCTCGACCCCAACCTGTGGGTGGGCAACGCCTCACGGGACGACGCAGCGGTCTACGCTATCGATGACGAACGTGGCGTGGTTTCCACCACGGACTTTTTCATGCCGATCGTCGATGACCCTTTCGACTTCGGCCGCATCGCCGCCACCAACGCGATCAGCGACATCTATGCCATGGGCGGCGACCCGCTGATGGCCATTGCTATTCTTGGCTGGCCGGTCAATGTGCTGGCGCCGGAGGTTGCCCGTGAAGTGATCCGTGGTGGCCGCTCGGTGTGCGACGAGGCCGGGATTCCCCTGGCGGGCGGCCATTCCATCGACGCCCCCGAGCCCATCTTCGGCCTGGCCGTGACCGGCATCGTGCAAAAACGCCATATGAAGCGCAACGACACCGCCACCGTCGGCTGCCGCCTGTACCTGACCAAGCCCCTGGGCATCGGCATCCTCACCACCGCCGAAAAGAAGGGCAAGCTGCGCGAGGCGGATATCGGCCTGGCCCGTGACTGGATGTGTACCCTCAACAAGCCAGGCAGCCGTTTCGGCAAATTGACCGGCGTGACGGCAATGACCGACGTCACCGGTTTTGGCCTGCTGGGCCACCTGGTGGAAATGGCCGACGGCAGCGGGGTGACAGCGCGCATTGAGTACGCCAAAGTCCCACGCCTGCCGGGGATCGAGGACTACTTGGACCAGGGCTGCATGCCCGGCGGCACTTTGCGCAACTTCGACAGCTACTCAAGCAAAATCGGGCGCCTGCAGGAATTGCACAAACGCGTACTGTGCGACCCGCAGACCAGCGGCGGCCTGCTGGTCGCCGTGACCCCCGAAGGCGACGCCGAATTTCACGCCGTGGCCCGCGAGCTGGGCCTCAACCTCGAGCCTATCGGCGCATTGGTTGAACGACAGACCCACGCGGTAGAGGTGTTTTGA
- a CDS encoding shikimate 5-dehydrogenase — protein sequence MQMHPNKDTQLCMSLSARPGNFGLRFHNHLYEQLGLNFYYKAFSSRDLPGAIGGIRALGVRGCGVSMPFKEAAIALVDELDDSVQAIDSLNTIVNTDGHLKAYNTDYIAVEQLLKKHAVPKASTFALRGSGGMAKAVASALRDGGYANGVIVARNEAAGRALAQNLGYEWQADLGDLRPQMLVNVTPIGMTCGAEADALAFEADAVDTADTVFDVVAIPAETPLIVRGRAQGKRVITGLEVIAIQALEQFVLYTGVRPTQEQFEKAVAFARA from the coding sequence ATGCAGATGCACCCCAACAAGGACACTCAACTATGCATGTCACTGTCGGCGCGCCCCGGAAATTTCGGCCTGCGTTTTCATAATCATCTGTACGAACAGCTGGGTCTGAATTTTTATTATAAAGCGTTCAGCAGCCGGGATTTGCCCGGCGCGATAGGTGGCATCCGCGCGTTGGGCGTGCGGGGTTGTGGGGTTTCCATGCCTTTCAAGGAAGCGGCCATTGCCTTAGTGGACGAACTCGACGATTCGGTTCAAGCCATCGACTCCCTGAACACCATCGTCAACACCGATGGTCATCTCAAGGCCTACAACACGGACTACATCGCGGTCGAACAACTGCTGAAAAAACACGCGGTGCCCAAGGCATCGACGTTCGCCCTGCGTGGCAGCGGCGGCATGGCCAAAGCCGTGGCCAGTGCGCTGCGCGATGGCGGTTATGCCAACGGCGTGATCGTGGCGCGCAACGAAGCGGCAGGCCGGGCATTGGCGCAGAATCTCGGGTACGAATGGCAGGCGGACTTGGGTGACCTGCGCCCGCAGATGCTGGTCAACGTGACCCCCATCGGCATGACCTGCGGGGCCGAGGCGGATGCGCTGGCGTTCGAGGCAGATGCCGTGGATACCGCGGATACGGTGTTTGATGTGGTGGCGATTCCCGCCGAAACGCCGCTGATCGTGCGGGGGCGGGCGCAAGGCAAGCGGGTGATTACCGGGCTGGAAGTCATCGCGATTCAGGCATTGGAGCAGTTTGTGCTCTACACCGGCGTGCGGCCGACCCAGGAACAGTTCGAAAAAGCCGTGGCCTTCGCCCGCGCGTAA
- a CDS encoding TerC family protein: MDYLLQLAASPTAWVALATLIVMEIVLGIDNLIFISILTNKLPEQHRAKARRIGISMALVLRLGLLSTIAFIVQLTTPVFEIFGQAFSSKDMILIAGGLFLVWKATTEIHHSMDPEPEEKVSTSKVVTIGFAAAIGQILMLDLVFSIDSIITAVGMTEHLPIMIIAVVASVIVMLVAAEPLAKFINDNPTVVMLALGFLIMIGMTLIAEGFGAHVPKGYVYAAMAFSAAIECLNIARRNRHKRLLAARQ; this comes from the coding sequence ATGGACTACCTTTTACAACTGGCCGCCAGCCCCACCGCCTGGGTTGCACTGGCCACCTTGATCGTCATGGAAATCGTGCTGGGCATCGATAACCTGATCTTTATCTCGATCCTCACCAACAAGTTGCCGGAGCAGCATCGGGCCAAGGCACGGCGCATCGGTATCAGCATGGCGTTGGTGTTGCGCCTGGGCCTGTTGAGCACCATCGCGTTCATCGTGCAGTTGACCACACCGGTGTTCGAAATCTTTGGCCAGGCGTTTTCGTCGAAGGACATGATCCTGATTGCCGGCGGCCTGTTCCTGGTGTGGAAGGCCACTACCGAGATCCATCACAGCATGGACCCGGAGCCAGAAGAAAAGGTCAGTACCAGCAAGGTCGTCACGATTGGCTTTGCCGCGGCCATCGGGCAGATCCTGATGCTCGACCTGGTGTTCTCCATCGACAGCATTATTACCGCCGTGGGCATGACCGAGCACTTGCCGATCATGATCATCGCCGTGGTGGCCTCGGTCATCGTGATGCTGGTGGCGGCCGAACCGCTGGCCAAGTTCATCAATGACAACCCGACCGTGGTGATGCTGGCCCTGGGCTTCCTGATCATGATCGGTATGACCCTGATCGCCGAAGGCTTCGGCGCCCATGTGCCAAAAGGCTACGTGTATGCGGCCATGGCGTTCTCGGCGGCGATCGAGTGCCTGAACATCGCCCGGCGCAACCGGCACAAGCGTTTGCTGGCCGCCCGTCAGTAA
- the sstT gene encoding serine/threonine transporter SstT — protein MTAAPSLLQRLARVSLVTQIVIGLMAGILLALLLPEAARATAFIGKMFVTALKAVAPILVFVLVMASIANHKHGQETHIRPILFLYVLGTFAAAVVAVVASTLFPSALVLATHDLTVSAPGGIGEVLQNLLLSVVDNPISALMNANFIGILAWAIGMGIAIRHAGETTRTVLDDLSNGVTLIVRVVIRFAPLGIFGLVASTLATSGFGALLGYAHLLLVLIGCMLFVALVINPAIVFWKLRRNPYPLVLMCLRESGLTAFFTRSSAANIPVNLALSKRLGLHEDTYSVSIPLGATINMAGAAITITVLTLAAVHTLGIAVDLPTAVLLSVVAAICACGASGVAGGSLLLIPLACSLFGIPSEIAMQVVAVGFIIGVLQDSAETALNSSTDVLFTAAACLGKEERLA, from the coding sequence ATGACTGCTGCCCCTTCCCTCCTGCAACGACTGGCGCGCGTCAGCCTGGTCACGCAAATCGTCATCGGCCTGATGGCCGGTATCCTGCTGGCCCTGCTGCTGCCCGAGGCCGCCAGGGCCACGGCGTTTATCGGCAAGATGTTCGTCACGGCGCTCAAGGCCGTGGCACCGATCCTGGTGTTTGTGCTGGTCATGGCGTCGATCGCCAATCATAAACACGGCCAGGAAACCCATATCCGCCCGATCCTGTTCCTGTACGTACTCGGCACCTTCGCCGCGGCGGTGGTCGCCGTGGTCGCCAGCACGCTGTTTCCCTCGGCGCTGGTGCTGGCTACCCATGACTTGACCGTCAGCGCCCCCGGCGGCATCGGCGAGGTGTTGCAAAACCTGCTGCTCAGCGTGGTCGACAACCCGATCAGCGCACTGATGAATGCCAATTTCATCGGCATCCTGGCCTGGGCCATCGGCATGGGCATCGCCATTCGCCATGCCGGCGAAACCACCCGCACCGTACTCGACGACCTGTCCAACGGCGTGACCCTGATTGTGCGCGTAGTGATCCGCTTCGCGCCCCTGGGCATTTTCGGCCTGGTGGCCTCGACCCTGGCCACCTCCGGGTTCGGCGCCCTGCTCGGCTACGCCCACCTGCTGCTGGTGCTGATCGGTTGCATGTTGTTTGTTGCGTTGGTGATCAACCCGGCCATCGTGTTCTGGAAACTGCGACGCAACCCCTACCCGCTGGTGCTGATGTGCCTGCGCGAAAGCGGCCTCACTGCCTTCTTTACCCGCAGCTCGGCAGCGAACATCCCGGTGAACCTGGCCTTGAGCAAACGCCTGGGCCTGCATGAAGACACCTACTCGGTGTCGATCCCATTGGGCGCCACCATCAATATGGCCGGTGCTGCGATCACCATCACCGTGTTGACCTTGGCGGCCGTGCACACCCTCGGCATTGCCGTCGACCTGCCCACCGCCGTGCTGCTCAGCGTGGTCGCGGCCATCTGCGCGTGCGGCGCGTCGGGCGTGGCCGGTGGTTCGCTGCTGCTGATCCCCCTGGCGTGCAGCCTGTTTGGCATTCCCAGCGAAATCGCCATGCAGGTGGTCGCCGTCGGTTTCATCATCGGTGTGCTGCAGGATTCGGCAGAGACCGCGCTCAACTCGTCCACCGACGTGTTGTTTACAGCGGCCGCGTGCCTGGGCAAGGAAGAGCGGCTGGCTTAA
- a CDS encoding YceH family protein, translating into MTAEHDTDTPEPRLNSTEIRILGCLIEKQATNPETYPLTLNALVLACNQKTSREPVMNLSQGQVGQSLRALESQGFTRLVMGSRADRWEHRVDKALELVPAQVILTGLLFLRGPQTVNELLTRSGRMHDFEDAEQVGHQLERLIARGLALLVPRQAGQREDRYTHALGDPADIEAIIAARGSPVERGAGGVSIERIEELEARIAALEERLARLE; encoded by the coding sequence ATGACCGCCGAGCACGACACCGACACCCCTGAGCCGCGCCTGAACAGCACGGAAATCCGCATCCTGGGCTGCCTGATCGAAAAACAGGCGACCAACCCGGAAACCTATCCACTGACCCTCAATGCCCTGGTACTGGCCTGCAACCAGAAGACCAGTCGCGAGCCGGTGATGAACTTGAGCCAGGGCCAGGTCGGCCAAAGCCTGCGTGCGCTGGAAAGCCAGGGCTTCACCCGCCTGGTGATGGGCAGCCGCGCCGACCGCTGGGAACATCGGGTCGACAAGGCGCTGGAACTGGTGCCGGCCCAGGTGATCCTGACGGGCCTGCTGTTCTTGCGTGGCCCGCAGACGGTCAATGAGTTGCTGACCCGCAGCGGGCGTATGCACGATTTTGAAGATGCCGAGCAGGTGGGGCATCAATTGGAGCGCCTGATTGCCCGGGGGCTGGCACTGTTGGTGCCGCGCCAGGCGGGGCAGCGGGAAGATCGCTATACCCATGCGCTGGGGGACCCGGCGGATATCGAGGCGATTATTGCGGCGCGAGGGAGTCCGGTGGAGCGTGGGGCCGGTGGCGTTTCAATTGAACGCATTGAAGAACTGGAAGCCCGGATTGCAGCCCTGGAAGAGCGGCTGGCGCGCCTGGAATAG
- the nhaR gene encoding transcriptional activator NhaR has protein sequence MLNYRQLHYFWVVAKTGSIVRACEQLNLTPQTISGQISLLEQTYGIALFQRVGRQLELTEAGRQALPYAEQMFQTGNELEAMLRAQPNEQQILFRVGVADVVPKSIVYRLIAPTMELSEPIRITCREDKLERLLADLAIQRLDLVISDSPMPSHLDIKGYSQKLGECGISFFATPALADRYAGDFPQCLHGAPLLIPGAETVVRSRLQRWFAEQQIQPKIIGEFDDSALMQAFGQSGSGIFIAPSVIADEVVRQYGVVLIGQTLAVTESFYAISVERRVKHPGIVAITEGARRELFTDLP, from the coding sequence ATGCTCAATTACCGACAACTGCATTACTTCTGGGTGGTGGCCAAGACCGGCAGCATCGTGCGCGCCTGTGAGCAATTGAACCTCACGCCCCAGACCATCAGCGGGCAGATCAGCCTGCTGGAGCAGACCTATGGCATTGCGCTGTTTCAACGGGTCGGCCGCCAACTTGAACTCACCGAAGCCGGGCGCCAGGCCCTGCCCTATGCCGAGCAGATGTTCCAGACCGGCAACGAGCTGGAGGCGATGCTCCGTGCACAACCCAATGAACAGCAGATCCTGTTCCGGGTCGGGGTGGCGGATGTGGTGCCCAAGTCCATCGTCTACCGGTTGATCGCACCGACCATGGAGTTGAGCGAGCCGATCCGCATCACCTGCCGTGAAGACAAACTCGAACGTTTATTGGCCGACCTGGCGATCCAACGCCTGGACCTGGTGATTTCCGACAGCCCGATGCCCAGCCACCTGGACATCAAGGGCTACAGCCAGAAGCTGGGGGAATGTGGCATCAGCTTTTTCGCCACGCCGGCATTGGCGGACAGGTATGCCGGAGATTTCCCACAGTGCCTGCACGGCGCGCCACTGTTGATCCCCGGCGCGGAAACCGTGGTACGCAGCCGCTTGCAGCGCTGGTTCGCGGAGCAGCAGATCCAACCGAAGATCATCGGCGAGTTCGACGACAGCGCCTTGATGCAGGCGTTTGGTCAATCCGGCAGCGGGATCTTCATCGCCCCCAGCGTGATCGCCGACGAGGTGGTGCGCCAGTATGGCGTGGTGCTGATTGGCCAGACCCTTGCCGTAACCGAATCGTTCTACGCGATCTCGGTGGAGCGCAGGGTCAAGCATCCCGGCATCGTGGCGATCACCGAAGGGGCGCGACGCGAGTTGTTTACCGACCTGCCCTGA
- a CDS encoding DUF1993 domain-containing protein — translation MTISLYAASIPVFKQMLTALSGVLSKAEAHATAKNIEPNALLQARLFPDMFQLVRQVQIAVDFAKGVSARLAEIEVPKYDDTEVTFADLQALIAKVLAFIDTIKPEQIDGKEGIEIITRPGTPKEKRFSGQSYLLTYGLPQFFFHVTTAYALLRHNGVEVGKRDYMGAF, via the coding sequence ATGACTATTTCCCTGTACGCCGCCTCCATCCCCGTCTTCAAGCAGATGCTCACCGCCCTGAGCGGTGTGTTGAGCAAAGCCGAAGCCCACGCCACCGCCAAGAACATCGAACCCAACGCCCTGCTGCAGGCGCGCCTGTTCCCGGACATGTTCCAACTGGTTCGCCAGGTGCAGATCGCCGTCGACTTCGCCAAAGGCGTTTCCGCGCGCCTGGCCGAGATCGAAGTGCCGAAATACGACGATACCGAAGTGACCTTCGCCGACCTGCAAGCGCTGATCGCCAAGGTTCTGGCATTCATCGACACCATCAAGCCCGAGCAAATCGACGGCAAGGAAGGCATCGAGATCATCACCCGCCCAGGCACCCCGAAAGAGAAGCGCTTCAGCGGCCAGTCCTACCTGCTGACCTACGGTCTGCCGCAGTTCTTCTTCCACGTCACCACCGCATACGCCTTGCTGCGCCACAACGGTGTGGAAGTGGGCAAGCGTGACTATATGGGCGCGTTCTAA